A stretch of Desulfotignum phosphitoxidans DSM 13687 DNA encodes these proteins:
- a CDS encoding ABC transporter permease, whose protein sequence is MEINTPSKSLAVSIVSLVIFITTWELICRLGFIEPLFLPAPSQILSRAVKMIENGQLISHTLASTRRVMVGFFVSSMVAIPFGIFLGSSRFFMAVFDPIISLLRPLPSMSWIPLSLLWLGITETQKYSIVFMGSFAPSLLYIIEATKSIDPLLIRAARNLGASKLDVMKEVILPGSLPQIIAGLKVMLGIAWTCIISAELVAAREGLGFMIMNGKEYFQTDTVLLGMVMISITVMVIDVVFRKFERRLLPWTR, encoded by the coding sequence ATGGAAATCAACACCCCGTCCAAATCTCTGGCCGTGAGCATCGTCTCCCTGGTGATATTCATCACAACCTGGGAATTGATCTGCCGGCTGGGATTCATCGAACCCCTGTTTCTGCCGGCCCCTTCCCAGATCCTGTCCCGGGCTGTTAAAATGATCGAAAACGGTCAGCTGATCTCCCATACCCTGGCTTCCACCCGCCGGGTCATGGTGGGATTCTTTGTCTCCAGCATGGTGGCCATTCCTTTCGGCATTTTTCTGGGGTCTTCCCGATTTTTCATGGCCGTGTTCGATCCGATCATTTCCCTTTTGCGGCCCCTGCCTTCCATGAGCTGGATTCCCTTGTCTCTGCTGTGGCTGGGGATCACGGAAACCCAGAAATACTCCATCGTGTTCATGGGGTCGTTTGCCCCGTCACTGCTGTATATCATCGAAGCCACCAAAAGCATTGATCCCTTGCTGATCCGGGCTGCCAGAAATCTGGGGGCTTCCAAACTGGATGTGATGAAAGAGGTGATTCTACCCGGATCTTTGCCCCAGATCATTGCCGGGCTCAAGGTGATGCTGGGGATTGCCTGGACCTGTATCATCTCTGCCGAGCTGGTGGCGGCCAGAGAAGGCCTGGGTTTTATGATCATGAACGGCAAGGAGTATTTTCAGACCGATACCGTGCTGCTGGGCATGGTGATGATCAGTATTACCGTGATGGTGATTGATGTGGTGTTCCGAAAATTTGAAAGGAGACTCTTGCCATGGACCCGCTAA
- a CDS encoding ABC transporter ATP-binding protein, with protein sequence MDPLTQDTKIAVQNVTKIFQSKQGKKQGHEVVALKDLSLEVKDGEFLVIVGASGCGKTTLLNLVAGFDKSSDGQILLDGNPVTGITPECGMIFQQYALFPWKTVQENVEFGMKMKRMPRKDRKARADRFIDIVGLKGFERSYPHHLSGGMKQRVSIARSLANDPKVMLLDEPFAALDAMTRQVLQEQLVRIYEKHRKTIIFITHSIDEALLLSSRIMVMTARPGRIAQEIINDLPYPRNAEVQLSSRYMELKRMIWDSVQAEVMKSMEVEAD encoded by the coding sequence ATGGACCCGCTAACACAGGATACCAAAATTGCCGTTCAAAATGTCACCAAAATTTTTCAAAGCAAACAAGGGAAAAAACAGGGCCACGAAGTCGTGGCCCTTAAAGATTTATCCCTGGAAGTCAAAGATGGTGAATTTCTGGTGATCGTAGGGGCATCAGGCTGTGGCAAGACCACGCTGCTCAACCTGGTGGCCGGGTTTGATAAATCCTCGGACGGACAGATCCTGCTGGACGGCAACCCAGTGACCGGCATTACGCCGGAATGCGGCATGATTTTTCAGCAGTATGCCCTGTTTCCCTGGAAAACGGTACAGGAGAACGTGGAATTCGGCATGAAAATGAAGCGCATGCCCCGCAAGGACCGCAAAGCCCGGGCCGACCGGTTCATTGATATCGTAGGGCTCAAGGGGTTTGAAAGAAGTTATCCCCATCATTTGTCAGGGGGGATGAAACAGCGGGTATCCATTGCCCGGAGCCTGGCCAACGACCCCAAGGTGATGCTGCTGGACGAGCCGTTCGCAGCCCTGGATGCCATGACCCGCCAGGTACTCCAGGAGCAGCTGGTGCGTATCTATGAAAAACACCGCAAAACCATAATTTTCATCACCCACTCCATTGACGAAGCATTGCTGCTGTCTTCCCGGATTATGGTAATGACAGCCCGGCCCGGCCGGATCGCCCAGGAGATCATCAATGATCTGCCTTATCCGCGCAACGCGGAAGTTCAGCTGTCCAGCCGCTACATGGAGCTCAAACGCATGATCTGGGACAGTGTCCAGGCCGAGGTGATGAAAAGCATGGAAGTGGAGGCGGATTAA
- a CDS encoding OmpA family protein, with the protein MNHKLFLLICSVFFLTISACGTKSTVVLIPDPDGHVGKLEVSNQAGTQTLDQANQSVDIKDKTTAPATPTILSQSKIRAVFSDALDARPMPPEKFILYFLPGSNVLTKESEPLLPQIIQTILTRRSNDIVISGHTDTVGSKENNYRLARERAKTMFDILVANGAVPDHIKVTSHGEGKLLVKTPDDVAEPGNRRVEVVIR; encoded by the coding sequence ATGAACCATAAACTTTTTTTACTCATCTGTTCTGTTTTTTTTCTGACAATCAGTGCCTGCGGGACCAAAAGCACCGTGGTTTTGATTCCGGATCCGGACGGACATGTCGGAAAACTCGAAGTATCAAACCAGGCCGGAACCCAGACCCTGGATCAGGCCAATCAGTCCGTGGATATCAAAGACAAAACAACGGCGCCCGCCACCCCCACAATACTGAGCCAAAGTAAGATCCGTGCCGTTTTTTCCGATGCACTGGATGCCAGACCCATGCCCCCGGAAAAATTTATTCTTTATTTTCTGCCGGGTTCAAATGTGCTGACAAAGGAATCTGAACCACTTTTACCGCAAATCATCCAGACCATCCTGACGCGACGCTCAAATGATATTGTCATATCAGGTCATACTGACACGGTGGGCAGCAAAGAAAACAATTACCGACTTGCCCGGGAACGGGCTAAAACCATGTTTGATATTCTGGTTGCCAACGGCGCGGTTCCGGATCATATCAAGGTCACCTCCCATGGTGAGGGGAAGCTGCTTGTCAAAACTCCGGATGATGTTGCTGAACCCGGAAACCGGCGGGTGGAAGTGGTCATCAGATAA
- a CDS encoding FecR family protein — translation MRIPILCLIMALLLTGPVKADPVTIGTIKTIKGDVFVVRDTTQTSLHIGDRLYSGDGLKTLTNSTAGIIFEDNTVLSLGPVTEINIKDYVFAPENSLFSMIIDMFHGTASYLSGIIGQQAPGAVKFHTPDAAIGVRGTQFLVKVDQ, via the coding sequence ATGAGAATACCTATCTTGTGTTTGATCATGGCATTATTGTTAACCGGTCCGGTAAAAGCGGATCCTGTAACCATCGGAACCATAAAAACAATCAAAGGCGATGTGTTTGTCGTCCGGGACACGACACAAACATCCTTACATATCGGTGATCGGCTTTATTCCGGGGACGGGCTGAAAACTTTGACAAACAGTACCGCCGGTATCATTTTTGAAGACAATACCGTGTTATCCTTAGGTCCTGTCACTGAAATCAATATCAAAGATTATGTGTTTGCACCTGAAAACAGCCTGTTTTCCATGATCATTGACATGTTTCATGGCACCGCTTCCTATCTTTCCGGCATTATCGGACAACAGGCCCCTGGTGCAGTCAAATTTCATACCCCGGATGCAGCCATTGGTGTTCGGGGCACCCAGTTTCTTGTAAAGGTGGACCAATGA
- a CDS encoding outer membrane lipoprotein-sorting protein — MLILASPLLVSAQETLTGAQILEQVDHNLQPGNLEMYRKIINIEPDGKKKEFVLWFLKKDMDKIVTLFISPASEEGRATLRLGDNMWLYIPNVGKPIRITSMQSVVGGVFNNADIMRLDYHVEYDVADLAEDQGQHLLDLKAKTGVVAYDRLKMWVLKQELVPTRIECYAATGMLIKTLHFKEIKDIGDGVVRPAVMETDSPLYQGYKSIMVSANLKKRDLPDEVFTLNYMSRVKDLR, encoded by the coding sequence ATGCTGATTTTGGCAAGTCCACTATTGGTTTCAGCCCAGGAAACACTCACGGGCGCACAGATTCTGGAACAGGTGGACCACAACCTGCAGCCCGGAAACCTGGAAATGTACCGCAAAATCATCAACATTGAACCGGACGGCAAAAAAAAAGAGTTTGTGCTCTGGTTTCTGAAAAAAGACATGGACAAGATTGTGACATTGTTCATCTCTCCGGCCAGTGAGGAAGGCCGGGCCACATTGCGCTTAGGAGACAACATGTGGCTGTACATCCCCAACGTGGGCAAACCCATCCGCATCACCAGCATGCAGTCCGTGGTGGGCGGGGTGTTCAACAATGCGGATATCATGCGCCTGGACTATCATGTGGAATATGATGTGGCCGACCTGGCAGAGGATCAGGGGCAGCATCTGCTGGATCTCAAGGCCAAAACCGGGGTCGTGGCCTATGACCGGCTCAAAATGTGGGTACTTAAACAGGAACTTGTGCCCACCAGAATCGAGTGCTATGCCGCCACGGGCATGCTTATCAAGACGCTTCATTTCAAGGAAATCAAGGATATCGGCGACGGGGTGGTCAGACCCGCGGTCATGGAAACGGACAGTCCGCTGTACCAGGGATACAAATCCATCATGGTTTCAGCCAATCTGAAAAAGCGGGATCTGCCCGATGAGGTGTTCACTCTGAACTACATGTCCCGGGTCAAGGACCTGCGGTAA
- a CDS encoding ABC transporter permease, protein MIKVMSLAIRNLLRYKRRTLLTGLLIAVGVMAVIVFTGLSGSFKRAIVGQITDSVLSHLQVHKKGYMASIDNLPLDRMIPEKPFHKLTDILDQTPGVDGFSPRIKFGAMLSNFAQTTNVRLNGIDPKKELTAVPLLPSRIKNPLNPDVLLTPGQVLLPEILAKGMGIGTGDTVVLVANNKDGSVNGMTFVVAGVVESLMGPGGRDGYLHLDDAASLLRMETPEISEVAVRVTGFDTLATVADRVNQALTPMTTPKGQPLFEVHTWQQLTPFYNVVRMIDLMTLGIKIILIAVVLISVLNVMIMSVYERVREIGTLAAMGTQPFRIMALFVAEGFCLGLTGALVGAVLGTGVLWILNLTGVEVAFGGANQVFELAPSVTPGEVISACLIVLLVSVLASLQPAAKAAALEPVDALRHV, encoded by the coding sequence ATGATCAAAGTAATGTCTTTAGCCATCAGAAACCTGCTGCGGTACAAGCGCCGCACCCTGCTCACCGGGCTGCTCATTGCCGTGGGCGTCATGGCGGTGATCGTTTTCACAGGCCTGAGCGGGTCTTTCAAACGGGCGATCGTGGGCCAGATCACCGATTCTGTGCTCAGTCATCTCCAGGTGCACAAAAAAGGGTATATGGCCAGCATTGACAATCTGCCCCTGGACCGGATGATCCCGGAAAAACCGTTTCACAAACTGACGGATATTCTGGACCAGACACCGGGGGTGGACGGATTTTCTCCCCGCATCAAATTCGGGGCCATGCTCAGCAATTTTGCCCAGACCACCAATGTGCGCCTCAACGGCATTGACCCCAAAAAAGAACTGACGGCCGTACCTTTGCTGCCGTCCCGGATAAAAAATCCCCTGAATCCTGATGTGCTGCTGACTCCCGGCCAGGTGCTTTTGCCTGAAATTCTGGCCAAAGGCATGGGAATCGGCACGGGGGATACCGTGGTGCTGGTGGCCAACAACAAGGATGGCTCCGTGAACGGCATGACCTTTGTGGTGGCCGGCGTGGTGGAAAGCCTGATGGGCCCGGGCGGCCGGGACGGATACCTGCACCTGGACGATGCGGCTTCGCTTTTGCGCATGGAAACCCCGGAAATCAGCGAGGTGGCCGTGCGGGTCACGGGTTTTGACACCCTGGCAACCGTGGCGGACCGGGTGAACCAGGCCCTGACCCCCATGACCACACCCAAGGGCCAGCCCTTGTTCGAGGTGCATACCTGGCAGCAGCTCACCCCGTTTTACAACGTGGTGCGCATGATCGATCTCATGACGTTGGGGATTAAAATCATTCTGATTGCCGTGGTGCTGATCAGCGTGCTCAATGTCATGATCATGAGCGTGTATGAACGGGTCAGAGAAATCGGTACCCTGGCTGCCATGGGTACCCAGCCGTTCCGGATCATGGCCTTGTTTGTGGCGGAAGGGTTCTGCTTAGGCCTCACGGGTGCCCTGGTGGGTGCGGTCCTGGGAACCGGAGTGCTGTGGATCCTGAACCTGACCGGCGTGGAAGTGGCGTTCGGCGGGGCCAACCAGGTATTTGAGCTGGCCCCGTCCGTGACCCCGGGCGAGGTGATCTCCGCCTGCCTCATCGTGCTGCTGGTGTCCGTGCTTGCCAGTTTGCAGCCCGCAGCCAAGGCCGCGGCCCTGGAACCCGTGGATGCCCTGCGCCATGTGTGA
- a CDS encoding ABC transporter ATP-binding protein, with protein MNIVTFETVSKIYRTGETTVTALGDVSLKIPKGMFTAFVGPSGSGKTTALNLIGCLDQPSKGTVTVAGQATGNMNRRQSAAFRGKHLGFVFQDFNLLPVLTVHENVEYPLLMIQDLPKSHRGPAVEKVLAAVGMADQAGKYPAQLSGGQKQRVAIARALVGNPALVLADEPTANLDGATAQKVIDLMKRMRDEFGITFIFSTHDPRIMDQAEAFFHMEDGRLKDASENMIDPLGGGI; from the coding sequence ATGAACATCGTTACATTTGAAACCGTTTCCAAAATCTACCGGACCGGTGAAACCACGGTCACGGCGTTGGGAGATGTCAGTCTGAAGATTCCCAAAGGGATGTTCACCGCGTTTGTGGGACCGTCCGGCAGCGGCAAGACCACGGCATTGAACCTGATCGGATGCCTGGATCAGCCTTCCAAAGGAACCGTGACCGTGGCCGGACAGGCCACCGGCAACATGAACCGGCGTCAGAGTGCGGCGTTCAGAGGAAAACACTTAGGATTCGTGTTCCAGGATTTCAATCTGCTGCCCGTGCTCACTGTGCATGAAAACGTGGAATATCCGTTGCTCATGATCCAGGACTTACCCAAATCCCACCGCGGACCGGCCGTGGAAAAAGTGCTGGCTGCCGTGGGTATGGCAGACCAGGCCGGCAAATATCCGGCCCAGCTGTCCGGGGGACAGAAACAGCGGGTGGCCATTGCCAGGGCCCTGGTGGGCAATCCGGCCCTGGTGCTGGCGGATGAACCCACAGCCAACCTGGACGGGGCCACTGCCCAGAAGGTGATCGATCTGATGAAACGCATGCGGGATGAATTCGGCATCACATTCATCTTTTCCACCCATGACCCCCGGATCATGGACCAGGCTGAGGCGTTTTTTCACATGGAGGACGGCCGCCTGAAAGATGCGTCTGAAAATATGATTGATCCCTTGGGAGGTGGCATATGA
- a CDS encoding MFS transporter, whose translation MTTSQTKKMIPQPPDGKFTHPVVLVGCLCAAEVAGMLGVFAFPALLPHFMQIWELSGNQAGWINGIYFIGYTGAVPVLTSLTDRMDARRIYLAGCVIGIISNLGFAFLAGGFWTALLFRALCGISLAGTFIPGLKALMDRVAPSAQPRSIAFYTACFGLGMSASFFVAGQVFEKWGWETAFVAAAAGSGLALVLAGVILTPVLPPDTGPTVNRHILDFRPVWQNRNARAYILAYMCHTWEMFAARAWLVAFMAFNLSLHPGSESYLIPTTVMAVAGIAGMLASIAGAELAVRFPRKTMVILIMGVSGLISVTIGFWAGLDPAWVAMLCIVYTIFFQGDSAAIHAGVITSARPDLRGATMALQSLGGFGAAALGTIAAGWVLDLSGGGHSVFSWGFTFGSMGLAAALGVILVARIAD comes from the coding sequence ATGACAACTTCACAGACAAAAAAAATGATCCCCCAGCCGCCGGACGGCAAATTCACGCACCCGGTGGTGCTGGTGGGGTGTCTGTGTGCAGCCGAGGTGGCCGGTATGCTGGGGGTGTTTGCCTTTCCGGCACTGCTGCCGCATTTTATGCAGATCTGGGAGTTGTCCGGCAATCAGGCCGGGTGGATCAACGGCATCTATTTTATCGGTTATACCGGCGCCGTGCCCGTGCTCACCAGCCTCACGGACCGGATGGACGCCCGGCGGATCTACCTGGCCGGATGTGTCATCGGCATCATTTCCAACCTGGGGTTTGCATTTCTGGCCGGCGGGTTCTGGACGGCGCTTCTCTTCCGCGCGCTGTGCGGTATTTCCCTGGCCGGTACCTTCATCCCCGGGCTCAAGGCCCTCATGGACCGGGTGGCCCCGTCTGCCCAGCCCCGAAGCATCGCGTTTTATACGGCCTGCTTCGGCCTGGGCATGAGCGCATCGTTTTTTGTTGCCGGCCAGGTGTTTGAAAAATGGGGGTGGGAAACCGCGTTTGTTGCGGCTGCCGCCGGGTCCGGCCTGGCCCTGGTGCTGGCAGGGGTCATCCTGACACCGGTATTGCCGCCCGATACCGGCCCCACGGTTAACCGCCATATCCTGGATTTCCGCCCCGTGTGGCAGAACCGCAATGCAAGGGCCTATATCCTGGCCTATATGTGCCACACCTGGGAAATGTTTGCGGCCCGGGCCTGGCTGGTGGCGTTCATGGCCTTCAATCTGTCGTTGCATCCGGGATCTGAAAGTTATCTGATCCCCACCACGGTGATGGCTGTGGCCGGGATCGCCGGCATGCTGGCCAGCATTGCCGGGGCCGAACTGGCCGTGCGGTTTCCCAGAAAAACCATGGTGATCCTGATCATGGGGGTGTCCGGCCTGATATCTGTGACCATCGGGTTCTGGGCCGGGCTGGATCCGGCCTGGGTGGCAATGCTGTGCATTGTGTACACCATTTTTTTCCAGGGAGATTCCGCCGCCATCCACGCCGGGGTGATTACTTCGGCCCGGCCGGACCTGCGTGGGGCCACCATGGCCCTTCAGTCTTTGGGCGGATTCGGGGCTGCGGCTTTAGGCACCATTGCGGCCGGGTGGGTGCTGGATCTGTCCGGCGGGGGGCACAGTGTTTTCTCCTGGGGCTTCACTTTCGGGTCCATGGGCCTGGCGGCAGCCCTGGGAGTGATCCTGGTGGCACGGATCGCCGATTAA
- a CDS encoding nucleotidyltransferase family protein codes for MAEYSGFEKIYDIIAIINLIIPVCLKIKNVVSMNYRQDLNQQMNETLSRNEIISLIKAEKPFLKENFGVIHIGIFGSYAKDRQTFDSDIDFLVEFEEPRFDWIAGLNIYLEKKWIPFQNLIWSICPGMMLMGKGCRRPA; via the coding sequence ATGGCTGAATATTCAGGGTTCGAAAAAATTTATGATATCATTGCAATCATAAACCTGATAATACCAGTGTGTTTGAAAATTAAAAATGTTGTGAGTATGAATTACCGACAGGATTTAAACCAGCAAATGAATGAAACTCTTTCCAGAAATGAAATAATAAGTTTGATAAAGGCTGAAAAACCTTTTTTAAAGGAAAATTTTGGTGTCATTCATATCGGGATTTTTGGTTCTTATGCCAAAGATCGGCAAACGTTTGATAGTGACATTGATTTTCTTGTTGAATTCGAAGAGCCTCGTTTCGATTGGATAGCCGGTCTGAATATTTATCTGGAAAAAAAATGGATACCCTTCCAAAACTTGATATGGTCGATTTGTCCAGGAATGATGTTAATGGGCAAAGGATGCAGGAGACCGGCTTGA
- a CDS encoding 3D domain-containing protein, with protein sequence METTAYCGCKKCCEWHRGSWALLKLNFWDRYITKGKNKGKEYTGKTASGKDPQESYDGLLSVDTVTHPWKVPHRVAPPWLWLPEDGTIAADTRYYPFGTRMKIPGYGWGVVNDRGGAIKGPERLDLYFDSHKDALRWGRRRVKVRIER encoded by the coding sequence ATGGAGACCACCGCTTATTGCGGCTGTAAAAAGTGTTGTGAATGGCATCGAGGCAGTTGGGCCTTATTGAAACTCAATTTTTGGGATCGCTATATTACCAAGGGCAAGAATAAAGGCAAGGAATATACCGGTAAGACAGCCAGCGGCAAGGACCCGCAGGAGAGCTATGATGGTCTCTTGTCGGTGGATACCGTCACCCATCCCTGGAAGGTTCCCCACCGTGTGGCGCCACCCTGGCTCTGGTTACCCGAAGATGGAACTATTGCCGCCGATACCAGATATTATCCTTTCGGCACCCGCATGAAGATTCCCGGATATGGATGGGGGGTAGTAAATGATCGCGGTGGTGCCATCAAAGGCCCGGAAAGGCTCGATCTCTATTTTGATTCACACAAGGACGCTCTAAGGTGGGGCAGACGTCGGGTGAAGGTACGCATTGAGCGTTGA
- a CDS encoding zeta toxin family protein, with protein sequence MKCYIIAGPNGAGKTTFAENFLPAEAGCLNFINADLIARGIAPFNPESVALEAGKLFLKRMDTIVAKRESFAFETTLSGLNYIRQIQKWKKIGYDVILYYLSLPDEEMAVQRVQLRVAQGGHNVPVDVVKRRYHRGWKNFLNHYKELVDTWVIFDNSGNIPKVVEEKP encoded by the coding sequence ATGAAATGCTATATCATCGCAGGGCCAAATGGGGCAGGGAAGACAACATTCGCTGAGAATTTTCTTCCAGCAGAAGCAGGTTGCCTGAATTTCATAAATGCCGATCTGATTGCCAGAGGAATCGCTCCCTTTAATCCGGAGAGTGTTGCTTTAGAAGCTGGAAAATTGTTTTTGAAAAGAATGGATACCATAGTTGCCAAAAGAGAATCCTTTGCGTTTGAGACAACATTGAGCGGATTGAATTATATCAGGCAGATCCAAAAATGGAAAAAAATCGGGTATGATGTGATCTTGTATTATCTCAGCCTTCCCGATGAAGAAATGGCGGTTCAACGCGTTCAATTAAGGGTGGCCCAAGGTGGGCACAATGTCCCGGTTGACGTCGTTAAACGGCGTTATCACCGGGGTTGGAAAAATTTTTTGAATCATTATAAGGAACTGGTTGATACCTGGGTCATTTTTGATAATTCCGGAAATATTCCAAAGGTGGTAGAGGAAAAACCATGA